From the genome of Anopheles funestus chromosome 2RL, idAnoFuneDA-416_04, whole genome shotgun sequence:
CTGCCACTGTGCAGAAAAAGGACAAAGAACAAGGCCTAGGTTCCGGTTCGCTCCGGTTGCAGTTCAGAATCAACCATCGTAATGGCTAACGCCGCAAACCCGGCACCGAAGTAGGGTCCTTTGGTGCGTCTTCGCCTTTTGATACGGTCGGAGTTATTCCCCTCGAGGgcagcatcaacagcaaacgaacagGGACGAACATGTGCAGGTGGTTCCGAAGAAGGGTGGTTGGAATGTgcgttattaaaatattttgtcaaCCGAATGTAGCAAATCCAATAATGATGATACGACTAATTTGGCCGTAATAGGCCGTAAATCGTAAATGATCATCGGCCGGGTCATGGGGTTAGCGGAGCGGCACCGGGATGGATAAGGGAGTTTCGCTACGGTGCGTCGAAGGGCCGCtaataaaacacaaccattAAACGGATGGGATGTAGGGTGCAAGGGGGAAAAGTTAACAGTGGTCAGGTTGATGGCTTCAACCAAAGTCAGAGCATTCCGACTGTCATTCGTGATGTGCGCGGACACTCTAGAATCGATTTAGGAGCCGCTGTTAGCCGCTTGTCGGTGGATGATTAACGCTATGTTTCGGGTGTATATTCGTGAAAAGGTGCGTGATTAATCGATTACAATTTAGCgtaataaatttgaatgtttCATTCGACCATTTTGATCCCTAATTGTTCAATGTTCAATCGAATTGTTTAATGGGGGTTTtattagaaaatgtaaattttaacattttttcataatttttacacATTGAAAGTAAACATACATCGTTATGCTCTTTATATTTCGAATCTTTTTATCAGCTTAACGATCTAATAACGACCCCGtctcctcgtagcaaggactgactatcacATCATACGCTACGTGGctgcgtggtaaaataagtccagtgagccagaaatggccggtgtGACCTTACAGGTTGTTTAATCATGAAGAACGACCTACTAAGTCTTTTCTGCCATAATTGGCTTATTACTGACTACACGGCCCAGAAGAtggttaaagcaaaaaaagaaagattccTGGTGGGATAAGCTAGAAACTATCGATTGTGAGCTACTACTACCCAATAACCCTAAATCAACAATGTTTTCTCAGGTTTCAgttgttttaatgaaatattttggaatattttgcCCTTATTTCCATTAAGAAAACACGTACAATTGAAAAATCTAGATGTTGAAATTACAATTTGACAAAGTAAGTGAAAATATACTAGAAAATTTTCTCCTTATGAAGTATATATTTATCTGCTTTTTGAAGAATGTTTTTCACATTCGGAAATTCTACACATAAAGCGATGATAATAgttagaaagaagaaaaattcttctttttataGTCATACTTACTAATTTTATGAATCGTACAAATACAACCCCGTTtatataaaatgaatttaaaattttctataCCACTTATTGAATCTTATTAATTCGATGTAATTGTCTGTACACAATGTATATTATCAGCGGCATCATAATCGTGCAAGTGCTTCAGCAGATAATCATTCGCCTAAAATgacatttttcccttttatctCACAGTTTTACAACGGTGCAAGTAGGCGGTGCCTGTTCGTATTAGCCAGATTTGTgacattattaaaaacaacagcGGCATGCACTGCTACATTAAGTACCTAGTAACATGGAACGGCTAATCTGCTGACAATCAAACAGTCAACGTGTTGGTGCACCCTGCAACAGTGATTCCTACATCAAACGGACCAAACTCCATCAAGTGTCCAGCGATGAGCACGATAAGCGATGGCACGCGCACGCAATACTGTTGGCGTTAcgcagtgaaaagaaataagcGAAAAGTCAGGTTGCTTTCGCCGCACGAGCTCGTCGGGTGTTAAAGAACGAATCCGTGTCCTGTGCCCCGTGTTGAGGGGTAtttaatgggaaatttatTGGCCCTTCCGTTACAGCCCGCGAATGTCAGACACCCGCGAACACGTGTTCGCTCTTCCGGTGGTATTAGCGAAATGGGTCCGCGAAGGGAGAGGCCTCTTGCCctcgttctttatttttattatttcacccTTGATACCATTTCTAGCTGGCTGGCTGGGTCCCGGTGACAGTAAAGATTTCACAAAAGGGACAGGTTTCTTGCACGTGTTTtccaagggttttttttcatataaattttttatccgaatcaaatttaaagcacacaaaaataacTAGACTGCTGAGCCTTCTAGGAAGGTAGCGCCCCATCGGAAGGACATTTTTAACCAGGACGACTAGAAACTGTGGAATGTTTCCGCGTTTTATTCACGGACAAAAGCACACCATTCTCCGGTGCATGTCCGGGACCATTTGGGACGTACATATTTTTACGATGCTACCCTACATGGGATGCAGCCAGATTCCTCCCCTAcagttttatattaaatttatacgTCCGGATGTCTGGTTCTTTGGCTGGTCTATATTCATGGGCTTTTTTCATTGTTGACTTCCTATGATGCAGCTTTAAAACTTACAGgaatacatttatttaaagTAATTCAAGTTTTGTTTTAGGAGCAAATGGCTAcaaataatgcatttatttttttcaattgattaACCAACAAGATTAATGGAGATTAACCGTCCAAATCTTCACtttacggcagatcctccagaagtccCGAGAGCACCAAGTCGCTACGCActacctgttcattgactttaagacGTCCTAAGATATCACAGaacggaccgaactatggcaCATCATGCAGCAGTATGGATTCCCAGGGAAGCTAATACGGCTGATGAAGGCCACTATGGATGTGATGCATTGCAAGTGCAAGAGTATCAAACATGTTGTCGCTTGAATCGCTTGAATCTCACCAGGGTCAGAAGCAAGGAGACGATTGTTGTTTAATATCGTTCTGGAAGGTGTTATgtgaagcgcgggcttcgacatccatGGGACGATTTTCACTTGTTCtctctccaatttcttggCTTTGCGAAAGACATCGATATGACGCGTACACTCGTCTGAAACGCGAGggcgacagaattggattgaggatcaatgcgacgaagacaaagtacctgcttgccggaggctctgaccgtgatagagtcCGACCCGGAAGCAGAGTTTCAGTTGACGACGACGATCTCGTGGTTGTAGAGGAGTTCCCTTGGTGCGTAGAGGAGGGTTGGTACAGTAGAGAATTTCAAAGAAATCATgtctactacgggctccacaaacttcTGCGATTCAGACGACtccaaaaacacacgaaacgcacgatatatcgctcactgatacgtccggtagtcctctaagTGTACGAGTTCTGGACTATGCTAACAGAGGATGCCAatactttcttcattttctaacGGCGGATGCTAAGAATTATCTTTGATAGTGTGTGCGAGCAGAAccagaatgaaccacgagctagctgatctgtttggcggtgcacatatcctgacggtggtgaaagccggaaggatacgatggctggtgCACGTGATGAtaatgccggactcatgccccaccagaaaggtgctcgtcaacgatccgttcggcatAACGCGTAGAGGAGTACgtcgagctcgttggctggatcaggtggagtcgaacctttcggagatcggatgcagccctAAACTGATTTTCCTGGAAACttattggcgaccaggccatctCTTCGCTACGTGCTCGACCCTTAGCAGAATACGAAGAAGTAGCTTAATGAAGATTAATGGTTTAAAGAAGGAttcaaaaatgaatttaaattagtAATTGAATACTTTCGGTGTAGCTAAAATCCTTGATGCACGTGAGAATAACACATGCATGTATTCTCCATGCATACAATTCTATTTTAACCTGTAATTAatataacatttttcattatatttGAAATAGATCTGATTTACTTGTTTTGTTCTAAAGCTCGAAAGAAATCACGATCGAAATTAGCATACAGTTGCTATTTATTCTCTTTTGATGATTCATATCACATTCCTTTAACATTAACATGATTAGTCATTTTGAGTGGTCCATTTCTTTCATATCAACATACCTAATTGGTTGAGTTACCATAGTTAATGCAGCTGTAAACATACGTTACTTTAAAATACGTTAAGATTGTTACTAAAATTAATGCTCATCATAAAAGGCTATCCAAACACTAATACTAATACTGATCGTATTAGTCTCCACTCCATCTGTGAGGCGAGTTGCATAAGAAAAGGCGCAAACAACGTGTATACTTGTCAATATGTGACTTATCCCTGTTTACAACACACCGCACGTAAGCACGTGCTTCTTTACATTGACCGTACATAATCATTACCATCACTAAATTGATTGCACGACGTGATTCGTGCTCTACATTACTGATATCAACCCTCGATTGCTTTGGTGTTGCTTATCCGGCGCTAGCACAGGACATAAATCTCTATCTCATTTCACAATACACTGTGGCTGCTGTAAAATGTTGTTGCGCAAAGATGGTAACCAACCATCCATCAAGTGCTAATTGGGGCCACttgtaaaataacaaacaactaACTGGATGCGAATGAACGAAGATACATCCCAACGAACGCCATTCCTAGCCCTGTCTGAAACAGATTTTCGATAATTGCTTTATTTCTCTACCAGGACGACTTTTTAGATTTGGTCGTATATCGTGCGACCTTTGCAACTCCAAATCGCGTAACAAAAGGCTACAGACCGGAGAAAGGTATCATcactttgcaaaacaaattatttctaCATTTATTCATTATTAGCTCACATAAATCAACGAGCTGTGTTGGTTGCATTGGGCAGGAGATAAATTCAAATGGCAGCGAGAAGATTGTGCTTCGGGATGGGAGGATTCCATTTCTATCCAATCTGTCCAATAAACAACTTGAGGAATCCACTGACGCTAAATAAGCACCGTTGGGGATGCTTTTGGAATTTTGAAATTCATTTCAGATTTATATGCCAGGGAACAAATGCGGTTGCCACTTTCAATAAGCAATTTACTTTGAAATTCCCATCAGATGGCGCTGATGAATTATAGTgctattttcgttttgtttacttatATTTTGAAGGCTAACCGTGTTAGTAATAACTTATATttgaacaaacattttaaaacttttgaaaCTAATTGCATTCCTGTTGAAACCTTAtgctaaaaacacacacatattcatCAATGCGAACGATAACGCGAAGCTTATATGTAGCAGGAACGATCaaatgatggagaaaaaaaagagatcattagaaagagagaaggaaaCAAGTGAAAGTATTTCCGGTGCCCGCTAAACTTACTCACGTTGATGGACCTAGGGATTTACCACCGGGGGTTCACTGCCGGCGTGGTCTGCCGGGACGGTCTGTTTTcgtttatccttttttcccgCACAGTTTCCTCCTCCATTTCAGTTCCGTCTCTCGGAATTTCACTTTCCACCGCGTTTGGCGAAAAATCTCATAACGATAAATCCCGCTGAAGCGGGGACGCACAAAGAAGCCTGAAAAGgttgtaatataaaaaaacgggaagTGGAATGGAGAGAGGGTGGCCTGGAAGTTAAATAGCCATTTTGAAACGGATGATGGGCTGCGGTTCGTCCCGGCACGTTCGTCCCCTTCCTTACTAAGGATGGCTACTGGAGGGAGGACGAGGCGAGAAGGTGCTCGCGCGCTTCGGTCGAATCGTTAATAGATTTCCCGACTCGCCTCCGGAATGCCTTTCATCTTTGATCCGTGCgccattacttttttttttacttttttgtgttcttctcTTTCCAACGATTCAAGGGCGGCTTTGCCTTTCATTCAATGTGCCCCGGTTGCCACGCAGGATACATGGGATGGTTTAGTTTTGTAAATCGGCCCGCCACTATAGAGGCAAGTTTGAAACACGTAAAATGGTTAAAGACGTACAGTCGATTCCCGAGTTACGCGTGTAATGCGTGCCGGGAAATGCGTGTAATTGGAGTTTTCGCGTAAACCGAATATTGTTCACCACGTCGTACTTACGAAGCGCACTCAAAACCaatgtttttatatattttccacaatttatgctaatatttgataaaaagtAATATCTATATTAtggaatttttttgaatatttttaaattaataaattaggaATTGAAttccacatacaaaaaaaaactccatttaCCGCGCTCTCATTCGTACTCgctctattttctttttccctgaGTATTGTTTTGAGACatgatgaaatttaaaaataacccACAAATTTCCCAATTTCAAAAACATCGTCAGATTTAACTGTTATTTGATCATTATTTGACGCAATGGCGGCGGAAGAAATGTTTGTCGGGTATCATAACACTATTTGACGTttgcgatattttttttcaacgctTGTTTATGTTTAGCTTTGTGTTTCACCGCAGTTCAGATTTTGGTTaaatttcagttttatttcatcttttcaACCTATACTAATATTCGCTGCAATGGCAGCAAATGTTTCGGATAAAGATTCGGTTCTGAAAAAACGCATTCTGCCACGAGGCTTACAGAAGCTGATCGAGCAATGCTTAAAGATTTATCCAGATCAAACGAATCCGCTGCAGGTGACGACCGTGCTAAAATACTGGTAAGATGTGCTGGTATGCAAAGTGATAACTACAAAGACGATAAGCTACATACGGTATGGTATTTTTTATACCTTCAGGCTCGGTGGTTTAGATCCGTTAGATTACATTAGCATGTATCACAATGCGGGCGATCCGGAGCAAAACATCCCACCACACTGGCACTACGTTAGCTTCGGGCTATCCGATCTACACGGGGATGGTCGTGTGCATCTTGCGGACACATCGGGCGGTCTCGAACCACGTTCCGGGATGGGGTTTGAGCTAACCTTTCGATTGATAAAGTCTCCCGACGCACCCGCCAACGAACGGCCTCCAACTTGGCCCGCAAACTTACTGCAATCGCTGGCTAAGTACGTGTTTCAATCAGGCAACCGGCTGTGCACCGGAGACAATATCCCTTGGCGGCGTTCCCTTGATGGTAGTAAGGATACTAACACGGCCATACAACATATGCTGATTGCGGAAGATCCACAGCTCCCACGTACGGAAACCCCGTTCGGTTGGGTCGACTTCCTACAGATCGTGGGTGTCACGAACGAGGAGCTCGAACAGGCTTCACGCTGGAACGGAAAGGGTATGTTGAATCTGCTGACTAAAGATCCCGCAACGGGTGGTCCGTGGTTGATCACGGACATGGGCCGATCGAGCAGTGTGTTCGAGCAATTCCCGGAAACACTTCGGCAGCTCGAGCTAGACCTGGAGAAGGAAGGATCCGATCTAGCGGGTGTTAATGCCGATTTCACCTTTAAGGAGCTCGCAAAGGGGGCCTTAACCGTGGCCATAAAGCAAGAGGTACTCGATCCGGAAGAGGACCTGTCTCGTTCCATCTCCTCCTGCAACATCGCGGTCAAGCAGGAGTTGAATGAAGACACCCTGGAACGTTCGACCGGCTCTACCTCTTCGGATATGGTGAACCCGTTCGATAATCCGAACATTCCGTCACGGGTATTTCCGCTGACCGGCATCGAACTGACGCTGGCACCGTATGCCGCCAAGTTTCTCATGCTCGCCGTGCGCGATCGCATCCGCCACGGACGACATTTTACGTTCAAGGCGCAGCATATGGCTGTCACGTTCGTCGCCGAATCGGTGACCGGGTCGATCGTGAATCGCCAAACGCCGTACGCCGTGCTCGGCAGCTGGGTCCAGATACTCATCCCGAATCGATTAGTGCCGCGTATGGTAGACAGTTTCGGTGAGCTGAGCACGCGAAGTGCGGACAGTTTAAAGATTCCCCTCACATACGAATGGCCGGAACAGAACCTTAAATTCATTATCGACAATCCGCCTCCGGAGCTGCTCAATCAACAAGGACCGATCCTGGCATGAGCCGTCTGCCTCAGGCATGGTTGGGTAGCATTTTCTTGTGAATGGGTATTATTACTTACGACTGCCTTGATATTGCTGCTGCACACCCGGGACCACTGGGTGCGCAGTTTTAGACTAAGTAACGGATAAGTGTAACGCTGCtgcttttctcatttttaacaaaataaatctcaTTATTTCTTCCTCATTtcgatcaatttttaaaactgtGTCTAATGTAACTAATGCATGTCCCGTTCGtgcatttaaacaaaacaccaaacctATAAAAAAACTCAAGCAGTGTTGttgtaatgcaaatttgatTTACCGAATTTATTTCTACTATCGATTCAGAATTTcgagatttttcttttcagttcAGTGATGCAATATctaacaattaattaaatacagTACAATATAAATGAGGTCCGcaagatacaaaaaaagaacacatatGGCTTATATTAAAGGTCAGATTCGTTTCCGTCGTAACCGTGTACGCGACGCAATACTACTTATACGTGGTTCTACCTTTTGAACGGTGCTCGGTGCTGGTTCGGCAGCTATTTTCCCATTCAAACGTATCGGTGGTTTTCCATCCACTGGCTTCGTATTACCCAATTTGCTATTATCACTAACTTCTGCTCTCGACTTCGGCTTCCCATCGTTCCCATTGCTTGTAAGCTCCGGACTTGGTTCATCAAATCTTAGTTTCGTTTTCGTTATCAACAACGGTGTTCTACGCTTCGTTGCCAGTGACCGGACAGCCGAGGACGATGATGCCGATAAACATCCACCACTTCCGAGCAAACGTTTCCGGTCGGAGTAAGATTTTAGCGAAAGTCCGTTTCGTTTATCTGCGGAAACGGCATGGCTGTGTTCGAAGCTGGTCTCAATCGCTTCCTCCGATTTGTGGCTGGAATTATGTGAATCATCCAACACGATCACAACGTCACTGCTGTCGCTCTTTTTCGTTGCACCACCGAGTACAAGTGCATCCCTGAACGATCCATTCAGTGCCGGACTGTCGGCTCGTTGCTGCGTCGTTTTCGGTGCTTTCGTAGACTCGTCGCTGTCGCTCGACGCGCTTAAGCTGGGGAATTCTTTCATCACCAAACGACGAACCTTCTGTCCGGTCTTATTTGTGCCAATCGTTTGTGGTGGTGGAGTACAACACGTGGGACTTTCTTTCACCAAAGCATCTTTGTACGATTGCATGTTACTGCTCGGTGTCACTGGTTCAAGCATTTCCGTTGGTGGATCTCTAATCATTCTTCGCTTTCCTGTACGGCGGGAGCTTTCAGTAGCTGCCGTTGACATTTTTAAATCACTCGTCTCCAACGCAGTCAGCGTCTCCGGTTTCGGCAATTTAGCTTTGGATTTAACAACACTCGTAGTAGCTGGTATTGATGACGGTTTCAACATTTTACTAACCGTTGCCGGTACTGCCGGAACACCACTTCCCGTACAGCTTGGCGGAGAATCTACGAAAATGTTGACCGTTTTTGGTTTGCGAGCGGAAGCAGAGTACGGACGCGTAGGATTCATACCTTCCGGCACAAGCAATACGTCCGCATCGGAGGTTTTTAGCTGATGGCGTCGTGACGTTGCCTGCCGTAGCAACTCATTTACACGATCGACCGTCTTTGGTGGTGCCCGTTGACCAACAGCTACCCTAGCCGTTTTTGGAGTCTTCAACGTTAAACTGCTCAGATTGGTCGTTAGTGAACCCATGTCCGGAGTTTTACGATTGACTTCACTTTTCTTTGCAAGCAGCTCAGCATAACGCATTTCAATCATCGATCGGGTACGTTTTGGACGAAGAGTGTTGGATGTTTGTATTGTTGAGCACTGCACCAGTAAATCCAACGCTCTAATGTTAAACCGTATGTCAGCGGCCAGTGCCAAGTCGTTGCTATGCTCGATAAGTTCCAACGCCCATCCGTAAACCTCACGGGCACGTTCGAACAGCTGCTGTCTGATAAGAAACTGACCGCGATGCATAAGGGTTCGGATGATCGATACGGCCAGATCCTTACGATACACCGGCACGGTACAGGAAAGCAAGTGTGGTTGTACATGCCCCTGCCAGTGCTCGATGAGTGTGTCGTAGGCACGTTCGATGTGTTTCGTCGATTTAGTCTGCTGCAGGACGGATAATCGCACGGAAAGTGCAGCCGTTTGATATGCCATCGATTTGTACTGTGGGTAGCGGCAGTAACGACAATCGCACCCCGCACAGTGCCGGAACATGAGATACTGTTGTATATTCGTTTCATTCGCTGCCACTTCATTCCGAGTGGGTGATCTTCCACAGTTCAATGTCTgtagaaagaaaatacaaatcagaaataaatattacatcTCCAGCATTTTGTATAAAATCACCAGAAAGCTGAAAACGTACAGAAGGGATTCGGTGCTTTGGTGCGGCTTCTCTTTCAACGTCAACGAGATCCTCGATGATGATAGTATGGCCCGATAATGGTATGTTATTGACAACTTTATGGGGAACCTTCGTATAGCTTCCTGCTAGCGAAAGATCATCGatcattttttcgttttcctttccttcttccGACAGCATCGGGCGGAACATCAACAATCGATCGAGGTACAATAGCATGGTCTAAAATGAAAGTAATTCAAAAGAAGATTTTTACAGTGTTCGTTATGATGAAATGGTACTCCACGCTTACCTCACATCGATCCAACTTTTGCATATCGGCGTACATCTGACCACAGAGCAGCATCAGCTGCATCGTGCGTAATCCGGCAGCTCTACGCAGCACAAACTTCAGTAGTTGCTCCAAATATGGTTCAATCATTGGACCGGTTTCGTACCGTACGATCAGAAACTGGAGCACATCTATCGTCATATCGACCGTGGCAAGCGACAGTGTAAACATGTGTTCACCAGACAACATCTGCAGCTCGCTGAAGCTGGATAGCATTTGCCTCATGAACGCTAGCGGTGGCACAGCATCGGGCAAAGGCAACTCGCACTCTGTAGCAAGTCGGAAAATGATCTGTGCCGTACGGCCGTGTAACAGCTGCTTGATCGTGTCGACATTGCTGGACTTGTCCAGATGATCTAGGGCGCGTTGAATCAAACGAAGTGCTGCTTCAAGCTTACGCCTGGAAGCATAATACACTGCGAGTCCCAGGTATAGATTTAACAGCTGAAACTTACGATTATCTGGTACGCTATCGATACCACCTGGTGGTTGCAGTAAACTTTTCGCCCGGTTTGCTAGATCTTCCAACGTTGCTAGTGGACCACCTGCATGGTTTGGTGGTAATTTTTCGTTTACACTCTTCAACTCAACATCCGCCTGTTGGTACTGTTCCAGAAGAAATGCTAGTGAGCCGCACTGGTCCAGCGGACGCGTATCACGACGTTGTGCGACGAGAAGCAAATTTAATCGCTGCAGCTCAACCGCTCGGTGCGGATGATAGTTCAGATGATACAAGCGTGCGGTATTGTCCAGTATGCTCGATATATGCGTAACCGACGGTAATACCCAAAGCGACTGAAAGCTATCCTCTACCAACGCATCCAATAGTTCACCGTAATACTGTCGGATCGCTTCCATTCGCGATAAAATTGTAGCCTCGCGATCAAGCTGATTCTCGATCAGTATCTCATCAATTTTACCATTGCGCAATTGGTCCGTTTTGAACGGAATTTCCCGCAAACGGTTGGTTAATGTTCGGCTAACAGAACTGAACGTGTAGTAGCTCACGATGCCCAATGCAGCGGTACGTTTGACGCGTTCCAGCGTGCTCATCGGTGTGTACGCCTGTAAAGCATCCATCAGCGCGTTCATTAGTGTCTCCGGTAGTTTAGCTGCATCATTCTCGTTTAATCCGTGCAGTGCCATACCAAAGGCGAGACAATTCTCACGCATATCGACCACCTTTGTCAGCTCGACCATGTAGTCCCACACTGGCAGTGTGTTGGACGTTTTGTACTTCACCGCCAGTGCCATTTCCTCGGCAAAAATGGTAACCTTTTCCGCACGGGATGGTAAACAGTCGAAGGTGAACGCGTGCCGATCAAAGGATGGATGATCGTACAGCTGTAAAATGGTGAGCGTGCGGACTGGATCCGTGTCCGGGGCATTCATTTGGCAGCACATGATCGACCGTACGATCGAACTGATGCTGGCCCTGTGCTCCTCAGTCCAACTGGTTGTGCCAGATGATGCGTCCCGGAGCGTTAGCAATAGCTTCAGCAATCGTATACTAACATTCGCCCAGCACGATGCGACACCACCCGCCGTTCCAGGTCGATCGGTGTAGCTCACCTCCAGCAGCCGTACGAGATATAGGTCGGACAAAAATTCGAACCTGTAGCGATTTTGCACGGATATGAGCAGCTTGATTGTGCGTACAATTTCAACCGTTTCCTCCGTTGCATCCTCGCGGAGTAGCGTTAGGGCAAATTTTACCCAGGAGATGCTGTGGCGCATCGTACTGTCGATTAGCGATCGCTTTCGTTCACAGCCAAGTTCGTCCAACAGTGCCAGTTTCCGCTTGATCAGCTCACAGCTTCGGCTTACCGAATAAGACAGCTTGGTCAGATCGCTGCGTTGCTCGGTCGCGTTCCTTGCTT
Proteins encoded in this window:
- the LOC125761230 gene encoding suppressor of fused homolog; protein product: MAANVSDKDSVLKKRILPRGLQKLIEQCLKIYPDQTNPLQVTTVLKYWLGGLDPLDYISMYHNAGDPEQNIPPHWHYVSFGLSDLHGDGRVHLADTSGGLEPRSGMGFELTFRLIKSPDAPANERPPTWPANLLQSLAKYVFQSGNRLCTGDNIPWRRSLDGSKDTNTAIQHMLIAEDPQLPRTETPFGWVDFLQIVGVTNEELEQASRWNGKGMLNLLTKDPATGGPWLITDMGRSSSVFEQFPETLRQLELDLEKEGSDLAGVNADFTFKELAKGALTVAIKQEVLDPEEDLSRSISSCNIAVKQELNEDTLERSTGSTSSDMVNPFDNPNIPSRVFPLTGIELTLAPYAAKFLMLAVRDRIRHGRHFTFKAQHMAVTFVAESVTGSIVNRQTPYAVLGSWVQILIPNRLVPRMVDSFGELSTRSADSLKIPLTYEWPEQNLKFIIDNPPPELLNQQGPILA
- the LOC125761211 gene encoding uncharacterized protein LOC125761211, with the translated sequence MSSGSVFKGQILKVRREVQLSCDSKSLLRSLKETKRCLDGLMSQPDYTVCVAHLVKELVDWVEIKEDRDLQTVAAKECLGRLEEFLTVCHRADSTTKSYLVARLYNAIVALIRKDTNRGRTKTILYIARLMNQFPIVDDQADLFVRVKQAVLKRVHEAKETKELTDEGADLVIEMQRNSLVHEANRARSSTDGIRQPALALFRDVFDNGMAILCRLYSVSRTKAQLLYQTIMDTMQTVVKPDERELISLLGDSVSFVETILGHAGRENGDYYQYAEFLTIFKDIRSEPYASCYQLVTRLVQLVKQIQPTEQQIESMTKLLRSVHTTFPTHQLVVRVAIFIACQAIAYLYRLPQDVSLTVSHSAIGLCEALMHFVRQCPPDTVPELCRTCTSSRRHLADKLLSILMHLSIVQARNATEQRSDLTKLSYSVSRSCELIKRKLALLDELGCERKRSLIDSTMRHSISWVKFALTLLREDATEETVEIVRTIKLLISVQNRYRFEFLSDLYLVRLLEVSYTDRPGTAGGVASCWANVSIRLLKLLLTLRDASSGTTSWTEEHRASISSIVRSIMCCQMNAPDTDPVRTLTILQLYDHPSFDRHAFTFDCLPSRAEKVTIFAEEMALAVKYKTSNTLPVWDYMVELTKVVDMRENCLAFGMALHGLNENDAAKLPETLMNALMDALQAYTPMSTLERVKRTAALGIVSYYTFSSVSRTLTNRLREIPFKTDQLRNGKIDEILIENQLDREATILSRMEAIRQYYGELLDALVEDSFQSLWVLPSVTHISSILDNTARLYHLNYHPHRAVELQRLNLLLVAQRRDTRPLDQCGSLAFLLEQYQQADVELKSVNEKLPPNHAGGPLATLEDLANRAKSLLQPPGGIDSVPDNRKFQLLNLYLGLAVYYASRRKLEAALRLIQRALDHLDKSSNVDTIKQLLHGRTAQIIFRLATECELPLPDAVPPLAFMRQMLSSFSELQMLSGEHMFTLSLATVDMTIDVLQFLIVRYETGPMIEPYLEQLLKFVLRRAAGLRTMQLMLLCGQMYADMQKLDRCETMLLYLDRLLMFRPMLSEEGKENEKMIDDLSLAGSYTKVPHKVVNNIPLSGHTIIIEDLVDVEREAAPKHRIPSTLNCGRSPTRNEVAANETNIQQYLMFRHCAGCDCRYCRYPQYKSMAYQTAALSVRLSVLQQTKSTKHIERAYDTLIEHWQGHVQPHLLSCTVPVYRKDLAVSIIRTLMHRGQFLIRQQLFERAREVYGWALELIEHSNDLALAADIRFNIRALDLLVQCSTIQTSNTLRPKRTRSMIEMRYAELLAKKSEVNRKTPDMGSLTTNLSSLTLKTPKTARVAVGQRAPPKTVDRVNELLRQATSRRHQLKTSDADVLLVPEGMNPTRPYSASARKPKTVNIFVDSPPSCTGSGVPAVPATVSKMLKPSSIPATTSVVKSKAKLPKPETLTALETSDLKMSTAATESSRRTGKRRMIRDPPTEMLEPVTPSSNMQSYKDALVKESPTCCTPPPQTIGTNKTGQKVRRLVMKEFPSLSASSDSDESTKAPKTTQQRADSPALNGSFRDALVLGGATKKSDSSDVVIVLDDSHNSSHKSEEAIETSFEHSHAVSADKRNGLSLKSYSDRKRLLGSGGCLSASSSSAVRSLATKRRTPLLITKTKLRFDEPSPELTSNGNDGKPKSRAEVSDNSKLGNTKPVDGKPPIRLNGKIAAEPAPSTVQKVEPRISSIASRTRLRRKRI